In Aphanothece sacrum FPU1, a single genomic region encodes these proteins:
- the rplD gene encoding 50S ribosomal protein L4, translating into MVNCIVKNWEGEQVGEATLELKVAKEENAAHIVHRALVRQMTNARQGTASSKTRSEVRGGGRKPWRQKGTGRARAGSIRSPLWRGGGVIFGPKPRDFDLKMNRKERRLALRTAINSRAEDLVVVENFAEHLSQPKTKEFVAALNRWGIDGKQKVALILVAPPENVYLSIRNIPYVTLLRADSLNIYDILNADKLVATSEALEKIQEVYCD; encoded by the coding sequence ATGGTTAACTGTATCGTTAAAAACTGGGAAGGGGAACAAGTAGGCGAAGCCACCTTAGAATTAAAAGTGGCCAAAGAAGAAAACGCCGCCCATATTGTTCACCGAGCCTTAGTACGTCAAATGACTAACGCTCGTCAAGGAACAGCCTCCAGTAAAACCCGCTCAGAAGTGAGAGGAGGAGGACGTAAACCCTGGCGACAAAAAGGAACCGGACGAGCTAGAGCCGGATCAATTCGTTCACCCCTATGGCGAGGAGGGGGCGTAATTTTTGGGCCCAAACCGCGAGATTTTGACCTGAAAATGAATCGCAAAGAACGTCGTTTAGCCCTGAGAACGGCGATAAATAGTCGCGCTGAGGATCTAGTCGTAGTAGAAAACTTTGCCGAACATTTGTCTCAACCCAAAACCAAAGAATTCGTGGCAGCCCTGAATAGATGGGGTATTGACGGGAAGCAAAAAGTTGCTTTGATCCTAGTTGCTCCTCCCGAAAACGTCTATTTATCGATTCGGAATATTCCTTATGTAACATTGTTACGAGCCGACAGCCTCAATATATACGACATATTGAATGCGGATAAACTGGTAGCCACCTCCGAAGCTTTAGAAAAAATCCAGGAGGTTTACTGTGACTAA
- the rplC gene encoding 50S ribosomal protein L3 — MTVGLLGTKLGMTQIFDAETGLAIPVTVVQAGPCPITQVKTRDTDGYSAIQIGYLEVKEKALTKPELGHLKKTDTAPVRHLKEYRTEDLTPYEIGNAIKADLFKAGDLVDVAGKSMGRGFAGYQKRHNFKRGPMSHGSKNHRQPGSTGAGTTPGRVYPGKRMAGQYGNTQVTIRHLTVVRVDAERNLILIKGAVPGKPGTLLNITPTKTVGK, encoded by the coding sequence GTGACTGTCGGTCTCCTCGGCACGAAACTCGGCATGACCCAGATTTTTGACGCAGAAACAGGACTAGCCATTCCTGTAACTGTAGTTCAAGCGGGACCTTGTCCCATTACTCAGGTCAAAACCCGTGATACAGATGGCTATAGTGCCATCCAGATTGGCTATTTAGAAGTAAAAGAGAAAGCCCTGACTAAACCAGAATTAGGGCATTTGAAAAAAACAGATACGGCACCAGTACGCCATTTAAAAGAATATCGAACCGAAGATCTCACCCCCTATGAAATAGGAAACGCCATCAAAGCAGACCTATTTAAAGCAGGGGACTTAGTAGATGTCGCCGGAAAATCGATGGGGCGTGGGTTTGCCGGCTATCAAAAGCGGCATAACTTCAAACGAGGACCAATGAGCCACGGCTCAAAAAACCATCGCCAACCAGGTTCAACCGGAGCAGGAACCACACCTGGACGGGTTTATCCAGGAAAACGCATGGCCGGACAATATGGGAATACCCAAGTCACCATCCGTCATTTAACAGTGGTTAGAGTTGATGCTGAGCGCAACCTAATACTGATCAAAGGAGCCGTTCCCGGCAAACCAGGTACACTGCTAAATATAACCCCTACTAAAACTGTCGGTAAATAA
- a CDS encoding type II toxin-antitoxin system Phd/YefM family antitoxin, whose protein sequence is MEIFSASEARAKLFSLVEQVNKDHLPRIITSQQGDAVLLSKDDWESIQETLYLQSIPGLMESIREAEQAKDWISEEEFMQEFNELED, encoded by the coding sequence ATGGAAATTTTCAGTGCAAGTGAGGCAAGGGCTAAATTGTTTAGTCTGGTTGAACAGGTCAATAAAGACCATTTACCACGAATTATCACCAGTCAGCAAGGTGATGCTGTGCTACTGTCTAAAGACGATTGGGAAAGTATTCAAGAAACTCTCTATTTACAGTCAATACCAGGCTTGATGGAGTCTATTAGAGAGGCTGAACAAGCAAAAGATTGGATATCTGAAGAAGAATTTATGCAAGAATTTAATGAACTGGAAGATTGA
- a CDS encoding tetratricopeptide repeat protein, whose product MRSLTTIKLFQYYADAYNNRGIAKKTLGDKQGAIADYNQAAQLYSQQGNMEWYIKALDNIKNLEKGFWGLIRLE is encoded by the coding sequence GTGCGATCGCTGACTACAATCAAGCTATTTCAATACTATGCTGATGCCTACAACAATCGGGGCATAGCCAAGAAAACCTTAGGAGACAAGCAAGGTGCGATCGCAGACTACAATCAAGCAGCACAACTTTACTCGCAGCAAGGCAATATGGAATGGTATATTAAAGCCCTCGACAACATCAAAAATCTTGAAAAAGGATTTTGGGGATTGATTCGTCTTGAATAA
- a CDS encoding M16 family metallopeptidase: MLDSLPKPVSLNNPVIQRLPNGLTIIAEQMPVDAVNLNLWFKVGSALESDEINGMAHFLEHMIFKGTPRLASGEFERLIEERGAVTNAATSQEYTHYYITSAPSDFAHLTPLQLEVVLNASIPDEAFERERMVVLEEIRRSDDNPRRRTFYRAMETGFESLPYRRPVLGPTYVIEQLKSQQMRTFHDTWYQPNSMTAVAVGNLPTKQLIDIVADSFEQTYTVKNYQESLPKESLIELTPEAPFTDIVRREYEDNTLQQARLIMMWRVPGLIDLHETYTLDVLSVILGQGKLSRLFRDLREDRGLVTRISASNMTQEIQGVFYISSQLVSENIPKVERLIIEHLQQIQIESVTEAELNRIRTQVSNRFIFGNERPSDRANLYGYYYSQLGDLEPALTYPNTIQSLTKTDIQLAAQKYLKTDAYGITIVKPNH; encoded by the coding sequence ATGCTCGATTCTTTGCCTAAGCCAGTTTCTCTCAATAACCCAGTGATTCAACGTTTACCTAATGGTTTGACCATTATTGCGGAACAAATGCCTGTAGACGCTGTTAACCTCAATCTCTGGTTCAAGGTAGGTTCTGCCCTCGAATCTGATGAAATCAATGGCATGGCTCATTTTTTAGAGCATATGATCTTTAAGGGAACGCCCCGGTTAGCTAGTGGAGAGTTTGAACGCTTGATTGAAGAACGGGGGGCTGTCACCAATGCGGCCACTTCTCAAGAGTATACCCATTATTATATCACCAGTGCGCCCTCAGATTTTGCTCACTTGACCCCGTTACAGTTGGAAGTTGTCTTAAATGCTAGTATTCCCGATGAAGCCTTTGAACGGGAAAGAATGGTAGTCTTAGAGGAGATTCGTCGCTCTGATGATAACCCCCGTCGTCGCACATTTTATCGGGCTATGGAAACGGGTTTTGAGTCTTTACCTTATCGTCGTCCAGTATTAGGTCCCACTTATGTGATTGAACAGTTAAAATCGCAACAAATGCGGACTTTTCATGATACTTGGTATCAACCTAATTCAATGACGGCGGTGGCTGTTGGCAATCTTCCCACAAAACAGTTAATTGATATTGTAGCAGATAGTTTTGAGCAAACTTATACTGTTAAGAATTATCAAGAAAGTTTGCCAAAAGAAAGTTTAATTGAACTTACTCCAGAAGCCCCGTTTACTGATATTGTAAGACGAGAGTATGAAGATAATACTTTACAACAAGCTCGTTTAATAATGATGTGGCGAGTTCCTGGATTAATTGACTTACATGAAACCTATACTTTAGATGTGTTGTCGGTGATTTTAGGTCAAGGAAAATTGTCTCGTTTATTTCGAGATTTACGAGAAGATAGGGGTTTAGTTACTCGTATTAGTGCTAGTAATATGACTCAAGAAATTCAAGGTGTTTTTTATATTTCAAGTCAGTTAGTGTCTGAAAATATTCCCAAAGTGGAGAGACTTATTATTGAACATTTGCAGCAAATTCAAATAGAATCAGTCACAGAAGCAGAATTAAATCGGATTCGCACTCAAGTATCTAATCGGTTTATTTTTGGCAATGAAAGACCAAGCGATCGCGCTAATCTTTACGGGTATTATTATTCTCAGTTAGGTGATTTAGAACCCGCCTTAACTTATCCTAATACTATTCAATCTTTGACCAAAACTGATATTCAATTAGCTGCTCAAAAGTATCTCAAAACTGATGCTTATGGCATCACAATTGTCAAGCCTAACCATTAG
- a CDS encoding fructosamine kinase family protein, with amino-acid sequence MWTQITEHISQVTVEDFKLKNQRSVSGGCINQGYSITNNKVTYFVKINQASQIEMFAAEALGLKQMSETHTIRVPKPICWGMAERVSYIVLEWLEFGRGTNDSRQEMGRKLAKMHAYQGSSQFGWERNNTIGSTPQVNTWMDNWADFFAEQRIGYQLKLAKRKGGNFGDYLQIVEKVRGLLQDRQPQPSLVHGDLWSGNVAVSEIGEPVILDPATYYGDREVDIAMTELFGGFSGAFYRGYNEILPLDEGYKKRKTIYNLYHILNHFNLFGGGYGSQANLMIQEILSSPDILV; translated from the coding sequence ATGTGGACACAAATTACTGAACATATTAGCCAAGTTACGGTCGAAGATTTTAAGCTGAAAAATCAACGGTCTGTGAGTGGTGGTTGTATTAATCAAGGTTACTCCATAACAAATAATAAAGTCACTTATTTTGTTAAAATTAATCAAGCTTCTCAAATAGAAATGTTTGCGGCCGAAGCATTAGGATTAAAACAAATGTCAGAAACTCATACTATTCGAGTTCCTAAACCGATTTGTTGGGGCATGGCCGAAAGAGTGAGTTATATTGTTTTAGAGTGGTTAGAATTTGGTCGTGGGACTAATGATTCTCGGCAAGAAATGGGACGAAAACTTGCTAAAATGCACGCTTATCAAGGTTCTTCTCAGTTTGGTTGGGAACGGAATAATACGATTGGTTCTACACCTCAAGTTAACACTTGGATGGATAATTGGGCTGATTTTTTTGCTGAACAAAGGATTGGTTATCAATTAAAATTAGCTAAGCGCAAGGGTGGTAATTTTGGGGACTATTTACAAATAGTAGAAAAAGTTCGAGGTTTGTTACAAGATAGACAACCTCAACCTTCTTTAGTTCATGGAGATTTATGGTCAGGAAATGTAGCTGTAAGCGAGATAGGAGAACCGGTTATTTTAGACCCTGCAACCTATTATGGTGATCGAGAGGTTGATATTGCTATGACTGAGTTATTTGGTGGGTTTTCTGGGGCATTTTATCGGGGATATAACGAGATTTTACCGTTAGATGAAGGCTATAAAAAGCGTAAAACTATTTATAATCTCTATCATATTCTTAACCATTTTAATCTATTTGGTGGGGGTTATGGTTCTCAGGCTAATTTGATGATTCAAGAAATTTTAAGCTCTCCCGACATCTTGGTATAA
- a CDS encoding pseudouridine synthase produces MYHYILFNKPYGVLCQFTDKDNPNSPRPTLKDYIPIPNIYSVGRLDLDSEGLLLLTNNGPLKHRLSHREFAHPRTYWVQVERIPDEFTLEQLRQGVQIQDYRTRPAQVQLLATPPNLPPRNPPIRHRKTVPTAWLEISLTEGRNRQVRRMTATIGYPTLRLIRVSIGFKAGKTLEKLSLGDLKPGEWRQITPIERSSLEKLK; encoded by the coding sequence ATGTATCACTACATTCTATTTAATAAACCTTATGGGGTATTATGTCAATTTACTGATAAAGATAACCCAAATTCTCCTCGTCCAACTCTAAAAGATTATATTCCCATTCCTAATATTTATTCGGTGGGAAGACTCGATCTTGATAGTGAAGGATTGTTATTATTAACTAATAATGGCCCCCTAAAACATCGTCTCTCTCATCGAGAATTTGCCCATCCTCGTACTTATTGGGTACAAGTAGAACGAATTCCTGATGAATTCACACTTGAACAATTACGTCAAGGGGTACAAATACAGGACTATCGGACTCGTCCGGCCCAAGTTCAACTGTTAGCAACCCCGCCGAATTTACCACCCCGTAACCCTCCCATACGCCATCGGAAAACCGTTCCTACCGCTTGGCTAGAAATCAGTTTAACCGAAGGGCGAAACCGACAAGTTAGGCGTATGACGGCCACTATTGGTTATCCTACCTTACGATTAATTCGAGTGTCTATAGGGTTTAAGGCCGGTAAAACTTTAGAAAAATTGAGCTTAGGGGACTTAAAACCTGGAGAATGGCGACAAATCACTCCAATAGAAAGATCTTCTCTAGAAAAATTAAAATAA
- a CDS encoding Uma2 family endonuclease, with translation MIAIKENFPQLTPEEYFAWEEKQLEKHELIDGQVYAMSGGSKNHSLISVRFITLFSNHLESSGCEVGNSDLRINIVETTNYTYPDVTVTCEERDKTTTQYITYPCLIVEVLSPSTESYDRGGKFRMYRKNLVLQDYLLVSSTSIEMDLYHKKDTGEWLIINYQEGDTVELKSINLSFPIEQVYRNLDLTPETTL, from the coding sequence ATGATTGCCATTAAAGAAAACTTTCCCCAACTTACCCCAGAAGAATACTTTGCTTGGGAAGAAAAGCAACTAGAAAAACACGAATTGATCGACGGTCAAGTGTACGCCATGAGCGGCGGCAGCAAAAACCATAGCCTCATCTCCGTTAGATTTATTACCCTATTTTCCAATCACCTTGAAAGCAGTGGCTGCGAAGTAGGTAACTCAGATCTGAGAATCAACATTGTTGAAACAACTAACTACACTTACCCCGATGTAACCGTAACCTGCGAGGAGCGCGATAAAACCACAACCCAATACATTACTTATCCCTGTCTCATCGTTGAAGTTCTTTCACCTAGCACCGAATCCTATGACAGAGGTGGCAAATTTAGAATGTATCGCAAAAATCTAGTCTTACAAGATTATTTATTAGTGAGTTCCACGAGCATAGAAATGGATTTGTATCACAAAAAAGATACAGGTGAATGGCTTATTATTAACTACCAAGAAGGCGATACCGTAGAACTCAAAAGCATTAATCTAAGTTTTCCAATTGAACAAGTTTATCGCAACCTCGACCTTACCCCAGAAACAACACTTTGA
- a CDS encoding BrnT family toxin, protein MEIEWDDDKAASNLIKHNIDFEDAKNIFLDPNRLEREDKRDYGETRNQVIGIVNQVVLFVVYTKRNDRYRIISARRANKNERRQYYQS, encoded by the coding sequence ATGGAGATAGAATGGGACGATGATAAAGCTGCTTCAAACTTGATCAAGCATAACATTGATTTTGAAGATGCAAAAAATATTTTTCTAGATCCCAACCGTCTCGAAAGAGAAGATAAACGTGATTATGGTGAAACTAGAAATCAAGTAATTGGTATAGTTAATCAAGTAGTTTTATTTGTCGTCTATACCAAAAGAAACGACAGATATCGTATTATTTCAGCAAGGAGAGCCAATAAAAATGAACGACGACAATATTACCAGAGTTAA
- a CDS encoding clan AA aspartic protease: MMFGVVNNNCEAIIKIAVGRIGLPKITVDAVIDTGFTSFLSLPLSIITSLGLPWHYRDIGTLGDGSEVIFEVYKASVIWDGQNKIIDVVASDADPLVGMGLLYGFKLQIETVEGGTVTIEALK; encoded by the coding sequence ATGATGTTCGGTGTGGTCAATAATAATTGTGAGGCAATCATCAAAATTGCAGTGGGTCGTATCGGTTTACCTAAAATAACCGTTGATGCAGTCATTGATACGGGATTCACCAGCTTTTTGTCTTTACCGCTTTCTATCATCACAAGTCTTGGCTTGCCTTGGCACTACCGAGACATTGGTACGTTAGGCGACGGGAGCGAAGTAATTTTTGAAGTATACAAAGCTTCTGTGATCTGGGATGGTCAGAACAAAATTATTGATGTGGTGGCTTCTGATGCAGATCCGTTAGTGGGAATGGGTTTGCTGTATGGTTTCAAGCTTCAGATTGAGACAGTTGAGGGCGGTACTGTTACAATTGAAGCCTTGAAGTAG
- the clpB gene encoding ATP-dependent chaperone ClpB, protein MQPTDSSKFTEQAWDAIVKSQDVARRFKSQTLEVEHVVLALLEQEKGLAVRILDKANIEVPRLLQQLETFANRQAKGVAVELYLGRSLDVMLDRADASRESWQDKYISVEHLLIGFAEDERIGRRCLRNFNLDPQDLEQQIKAVRGSQKVTEQNQEDRYEALEKYSRDLTEQARKGKLDPVIGRDEEIRRVIQVLSRRSKNNPVLIGEPGVGKTAIAEGLAQRIVNGDVPESLKNRQLMSLDMGSLIAGAKYRGEFEERLRTVMREVTHSEGQIILFIDEVHTVVGAGSREGGSMDAGNLLKPMLARGELRCIGATTLDEYRKHIEKDPALERRFQQVYVKQPGVEDTISILRGLKERYEVHHGVKITDSALVAAATLSDRYITDRFLPDKAIDLVDEAAAKLKMEITSKPVELEDVDRRLMQLQMEKLSLEGEEQRGMLVVDRSSKERLEKIQQEIKELEASHEKLASQWQAEKQMLEDINSLKEEEEQLRVQIEQAERAYDLNKAAQLKYGKLEVLQRQLIAKETKLIEIQSQGQTLLREQVTESDIAEIVAGWSGIPINRLLESERQKLLELEGHLHQRVIGQNEAVAAVAAAIRRARAGMKDPSRPIGSFLLMGPTGVGKTELARALAAFLFDSEDAMVRIDMSEYMEKHAVSRLIGAPPGYVGYEQGGQLSESVRRRPYSVVLLDEVEKAHIDVFNILLQVLDDGRITDSQGRVVDFRNTIIVMTSNIGSEYILNLAGDDNNYEPMRKEVFQALRKHFRPEFLNRIDDLIIFHTLKKDELRRIVTLQIKRIERLLDEQKISLELSDAALDYIVNSGYDPVYGARPLKRAIQRELENPIATKILETTFSAGDTILIDCQDNHLLFDKRGEEIIPTVEVEVVSS, encoded by the coding sequence ATGCAACCTACCGACTCAAGCAAATTTACCGAACAAGCCTGGGATGCCATCGTTAAATCCCAAGATGTGGCCCGTCGTTTCAAAAGCCAAACCTTAGAAGTCGAACACGTTGTTTTAGCCCTCTTAGAACAAGAAAAAGGCTTAGCTGTAAGGATTTTAGACAAGGCTAATATAGAAGTCCCCCGCTTGCTGCAGCAGTTAGAAACCTTCGCTAACCGACAAGCTAAGGGTGTGGCCGTTGAATTGTATCTCGGACGTAGTTTAGATGTAATGTTAGATCGGGCCGATGCTTCCCGTGAAAGTTGGCAAGATAAATACATTTCTGTCGAACATTTGCTGATCGGTTTTGCTGAAGATGAACGCATCGGACGGCGTTGTTTACGCAATTTTAACCTCGATCCTCAAGATTTAGAACAACAGATAAAAGCCGTTCGCGGATCACAAAAAGTCACCGAACAAAACCAAGAAGACCGTTATGAAGCGTTAGAAAAATATTCACGGGATCTCACTGAACAGGCAAGAAAAGGCAAGCTAGATCCCGTAATTGGTAGAGATGAGGAGATACGCAGAGTTATTCAAGTATTATCACGGCGTTCTAAAAATAATCCTGTATTAATCGGAGAACCCGGAGTGGGAAAAACCGCGATCGCGGAAGGGTTGGCCCAACGTATTGTTAATGGAGATGTGCCAGAATCTCTCAAAAATCGGCAATTAATGTCATTAGATATGGGAAGTCTCATCGCAGGGGCTAAATATCGCGGAGAATTTGAAGAACGCTTACGCACAGTCATGCGCGAAGTGACCCATTCTGAAGGCCAGATTATCCTATTTATCGATGAAGTACATACGGTGGTCGGGGCCGGTTCACGCGAAGGGGGATCAATGGATGCAGGGAACCTCTTAAAACCCATGTTAGCGCGGGGAGAATTGCGCTGTATCGGTGCGACTACCCTTGATGAGTATCGTAAGCATATTGAGAAAGATCCCGCCTTAGAACGACGTTTTCAGCAGGTATATGTCAAGCAACCGGGTGTTGAGGATACCATCTCAATTTTACGAGGACTCAAAGAACGTTATGAAGTCCATCACGGGGTCAAAATTACAGACTCAGCCTTAGTTGCTGCGGCCACCTTATCTGATCGTTATATCACAGATCGATTTTTACCCGATAAAGCCATCGATTTAGTGGATGAAGCGGCCGCTAAATTAAAGATGGAAATTACATCAAAACCAGTCGAATTAGAAGATGTTGATCGACGCTTAATGCAGTTACAAATGGAAAAATTATCTTTAGAAGGAGAAGAACAACGGGGAATGTTAGTAGTTGATCGATCGTCTAAAGAACGGTTAGAAAAAATTCAACAAGAAATTAAAGAATTAGAAGCAAGTCACGAAAAATTAGCTTCTCAATGGCAAGCTGAAAAGCAAATGTTAGAAGATATTAATTCCCTTAAAGAAGAAGAAGAACAATTAAGGGTACAAATTGAACAAGCAGAACGGGCTTATGATCTTAATAAAGCAGCCCAATTAAAATATGGTAAATTAGAAGTATTACAACGACAATTAATTGCAAAAGAAACTAAATTAATAGAAATTCAATCTCAGGGTCAAACCCTATTAAGAGAACAAGTTACCGAGTCAGATATTGCTGAAATTGTAGCTGGATGGTCAGGTATTCCTATTAACCGTTTATTGGAGTCAGAACGGCAAAAACTCCTGGAATTAGAGGGTCATTTACATCAACGGGTTATCGGTCAAAATGAAGCCGTCGCAGCAGTAGCGGCCGCTATTCGACGGGCCCGGGCCGGTATGAAAGATCCTTCCCGTCCTATTGGTTCATTTTTATTGATGGGGCCAACAGGTGTGGGTAAAACTGAGTTAGCGAGGGCCTTAGCGGCGTTTCTATTTGATTCAGAAGATGCGATGGTACGCATTGATATGTCTGAATACATGGAAAAACACGCAGTTTCGCGGTTAATCGGGGCCCCTCCAGGATATGTGGGGTATGAACAAGGGGGACAATTATCAGAATCTGTGCGTCGTCGTCCTTATTCGGTGGTACTTTTAGATGAGGTAGAAAAGGCCCATATAGATGTCTTTAATATTTTATTACAAGTATTAGATGATGGACGGATTACGGACTCTCAAGGAAGAGTGGTAGATTTTCGTAATACTATTATTGTGATGACCAGTAATATTGGCAGTGAATATATTCTTAATTTGGCGGGAGATGATAATAATTATGAACCGATGCGTAAGGAAGTTTTTCAAGCATTACGCAAACATTTTCGTCCAGAATTTCTCAATCGAATTGATGATTTAATTATTTTTCATACATTGAAAAAAGATGAATTAAGACGCATTGTTACTTTGCAAATTAAGCGTATTGAACGATTATTAGATGAACAAAAAATTAGTTTAGAATTGAGTGATGCGGCCCTTGATTATATTGTGAATTCTGGTTATGATCCGGTATATGGGGCCAGACCTTTAAAACGGGCGATTCAAAGGGAATTAGAAAATCCGATCGCTACTAAGATTTTAGAAACAACGTTTTCTGCTGGAGATACAATTTTAATAGATTGTCAGGATAATCATTTATTATTTGATAAGCGAGGAGAAGAAATTATTCCAACGGTAGAAGTTGAGGTAGTTTCATCTTAA
- the psb27 gene encoding photosystem II protein Psb27, which produces MFLKSYLSRLLALVLVGVIFLAGCGNTISGLSGDYTNDTLKVINTLTTALDLPNDAPNKTEVQSLVREQINDYISLYRRNGKSGGLRSFTTMQTALNSIAGYYTAYGTRPIPEKLKTRLKQEFKQAEISVQRGV; this is translated from the coding sequence ATCTTTTTAAAGTCTTACTTATCTCGTTTGTTGGCACTGGTACTGGTAGGGGTGATTTTCTTAGCTGGTTGTGGTAATACGATTAGTGGCCTCTCTGGCGATTATACCAATGATACCCTGAAAGTGATTAATACCTTGACTACCGCTCTAGATTTACCCAATGATGCTCCTAATAAAACGGAAGTTCAGTCTCTTGTAAGAGAGCAGATTAATGATTATATTTCTCTGTATCGACGCAATGGAAAATCCGGGGGACTGCGTTCATTTACTACCATGCAAACCGCATTAAATTCTATCGCGGGTTATTATACCGCTTACGGAACTCGTCCTATTCCTGAAAAACTCAAAACACGGCTCAAACAAGAGTTTAAACAAGCAGAAATCTCTGTTCAACGGGGTGTTTAA